A single region of the Penaeus monodon isolate SGIC_2016 chromosome 18, NSTDA_Pmon_1, whole genome shotgun sequence genome encodes:
- the LOC119584604 gene encoding LOW QUALITY PROTEIN: uncharacterized protein LOC119584604 (The sequence of the model RefSeq protein was modified relative to this genomic sequence to represent the inferred CDS: inserted 4 bases in 3 codons; deleted 2 bases in 1 codon), with product MRRNPQRIQEEENISSPLADLSSKVHDQKKDTLFMWGKKEKILQRFDEKHKGRTSVIVVPRTRCFCSWDSVIATARRKNQLRFLRDCLDEQVLPSSISNVLKHSEEGSPFPDCARSLLLERIRAGRRDVEHAFYRSRASSNFLEERLPRHIFQLMSDVAHDSSRSLSTNHGRSLSQKLSSLTARSPWSRFSLTDAVTNLSSLSLTPHQLQLLGFGLSFVLRPNLLTSIAIISSFDCFISSHRNSLPDVSLRGAFIPXLESLLHPNPSIPRCYRQALQSLRREDVTSLPSDKGNSVVVLDRASYLQKAQDLLDDASTYVPLTSDPRERIAATFHRCLKDITACFPEVNLYQRFKVINPRLPHFCGLPKSYKPAVPLRPIISSRESVTHPLAAWLAKCLTPLLGTFSPAHLRHSQDFISRVRGGSPATMMSLDVDSLFTKVQLDDVLAFLQRSSLEFFESELCPSISLRPSIWLRCVDDVFALWPHDPALFPGFLMQLNXLSPSIRFKVEWEVDNKLPFLDNLVHRSADHFSFSIYRKPMHSDMYINFISYHPLHVKRGVATSLFLRALRICDPQYLDGEIVFLRRSFSKLGYPGHVLDAALSRARRTFYHDSPPKETPHLPILSLPYTEEIYSLRRPLHPLNCRLIFRLVNTLRRNLXPSSSKVGTYAVPCASCDKQYFGEIGASLTKRLSELKYAVSRKHNNNALFCHHWDTGHQMDSSAARIVFPNADVHSRRLVESSLIKLLPNFNLNSGFSPADSLLASHILRLLPYAGHPAHSPPDPPT from the exons ATGAGGAGAAACCCACAAAGGattcaggaagaggaaaatatttCCTCGCCTCTGGCAGACTTGTCTTCGAAAGTCCACGATCAGAAAAAAGATACACTCTTTATGTGGGGCAAGAAGGAAAAAATCTTGCAGCGA TTCGACGAGAAACACAAAGGTCGTACTAGTGTGATAGTCGTTCCGCGAACACG ATGTTTTTGTTCATGG GATTCAgtcatcgctacggcccgacggaagaaccaactacgtttcctccgtgactgcctcgacgagcaggtactcccttcctccatctctaatgtactgaaacattctgaggaaggatctccctttccggactgtgcacgttctctcctccttgaacgcattcgtgctggcaggagggacgtcgagcatgccttctaccgttcacgaGCAAGTTCGAACTTCCTGGAGGAGCGGCTCCccagacatatcttccagctcatgtccgacgttgctcatgattcttcccggtccctctccaccaaccatggccgctctctctcccagaaactctccagcctgaccgcccgcagtccttggtctcgcttctccctcaccgacgctgtcacaaacctatcttccctgtccttgaccccccaccagcta caactccttggcttcggtctttcctttgttcTCCGCCCTAACCTTCTTACCTCCATCGCCATTATTTCTTCCTTTGactgtttcatctcttctcacaggaactctttgcctgatgtctctctccgtggtgctttcatcc gcctcgaatctctcctccatcctaacccttccattcccaggtgTTACCGtcaggcccttcaaagcctgcgcagggaggacgtcaccagtctgccttctgacaagggcaactcggtggtggtcctcgaccgcgCCTCTTACCtacagaaggcccaggacctgttggatgacgcctctacttatgttcccctgaccagtgacccccgtgaacgcattgctgctaccttccaccgttgCCTGAAAGACATaacagcctgttttccggaggtaaatctctaccagaggttcaaggtcatcaaccctcgactccctcatttctgtGGGC ttcCTAAATCctataagccggccgtgcctctgcgccccatcatctcctcccgggaaTCTGTGActcaccctcttgcggcctggctggcgaagtgtctcactccccttcttggcaccttctctcctgctcaccttcgccactctcaggacttcatctcccgcgttcgtggaggatcaccggcgaccatgatgagcttggacgttgactccctgttcaccaaggtccaacttgatgatgtccttgctttcctccagaggagttCTTTGGAATTCTTTGAGTCTGAGCTTtgcccttccatctcccttcggccgtcgatctggctgaggtgtgtcgacgacgtctttgctctctggcctcatgaccctgctctgtttccgggtttcctgatgcagctgaa tctctctccttccatccgtttcaaggtggaatgggaggttgacaacaagctccctttcttggataacctagtccatcgctctgctgaccacttctccttctccatatacaggaagcctatgcatagtgatATGTACATAAACTTCATCTCATACCACCCTCttcatgtgaagagaggtgttgccacctcgctgttccttcgcgcccttcgcatctgtgacccccagtacctggatggagagatcgtcttccttcgtcgctcgttctccaaactgggctaccctggtcatgttctcgacgccgcgttatccagggcacggcgtaccttctaccacgactctcctcctaaagagactcctcacctgcccatcctcagcctgccctacactgaggaaatctactctctccgtcgccctcttcaccctctcaactgcaggctgatctttcgcctggtgaacactctccgtcgcaacc gtccttcttcctcgaaggtgggcacctatgctgttccttgtgcctcctgtgataagcagtactttggtgaaataggcgccagtcttaccaagcgtctgtctgaacttaagtacgctgtatccaggaaacacaacaataacgccctcttttgccatcactgggacactggccatcagatggactcatcagcagcgcggattgtctttcctaacgccgatgtccactcccgcagactggtggaatcttcccttataaagctgctgcctaatttcaacttgaacagcggcttttctcctgctgatagtctccttgcttcccatatccttcgccttctaccgtatgccggccacccggcgcatagtccgcccgatcctccgacctga
- the LOC119584226 gene encoding metallothionein-1-like — translation MPGPCCIDRCECAEGGCKKGCLCKSCRCEPCEKCTTGCSCPSKEDCAKTCPKPCKCCP, via the exons ATGCCTGGTCCCTGCTGCATTG ATAGATGCGAGTGCGCCGAGGGAGGCTGCAAGAAAGGTTGCTTGTGCAAGAGCTGTCGCTGCGAACCCTGTGAAAAAT GCACAACGGGGTGTTCTTGTCCCTCGAAGGAGGACTGCGCCAAGACTTGCCCCAAGCCATGCAAGTGTTGTCCATAG